A region of Acidithiobacillus ferridurans DNA encodes the following proteins:
- a CDS encoding TA system VapC family ribonuclease toxin — protein sequence MPGSLFDTSVWLAVVFTRHPFHESARKALQEATASYPAVFCRATQQSFLRLASTPTLFKAYGVDSMSNRDALVALDALQSSPRVCVREEAPDVFSLWRILATRDTASPKVWMDAYLAAFALAGGLRLATLDGDFKNFTAHGLDWVLVNA from the coding sequence GTGCCGGGTTCCCTGTTTGATACCAGCGTGTGGCTGGCGGTGGTATTCACCCGACATCCTTTCCACGAAAGCGCTCGGAAAGCGCTGCAGGAGGCGACGGCATCCTACCCTGCCGTATTTTGTCGGGCAACCCAGCAAAGTTTTCTGCGGCTGGCTTCTACGCCGACGCTGTTCAAAGCCTATGGAGTAGACAGCATGAGCAACAGGGATGCTTTAGTCGCGTTGGATGCCCTGCAGTCTTCTCCGCGTGTTTGCGTTCGCGAAGAGGCTCCTGACGTTTTCTCCCTCTGGCGGATACTGGCCACCCGCGACACCGCCTCTCCCAAGGTGTGGATGGACGCCTATCTTGCCGCCTTCGCACTGGCCGGAGGGTTACGCCTCGCCACTCTGGACGGTGATTTCAAGAACTTCACCGCACACGGCCTGGATTGGGTTTTGGTGAACGCGTGA
- a CDS encoding phosphoglycerate mutase family protein — MNLESITLVRHGMTEWASSGRHTSVTDVELTAEGRKDAQALRTPLWRWVLSTGFIPARCCAPSAPPFLRVTPFLN; from the coding sequence ATGAACCTGGAATCCATCACCCTGGTGCGGCACGGCATGACCGAGTGGGCGAGTAGCGGCAGGCACACGTCCGTAACCGACGTGGAGTTGACGGCGGAGGGGCGAAAAGACGCGCAGGCGCTCCGAACCCCCTTATGGAGATGGGTCCTTTCGACGGGGTTTATTCCAGCCCGATGCTGCGCGCCCTCCGCACCGCCCTTCTTGCGGGTTACGCCGTTCCTGAACTGA
- a CDS encoding C40 family peptidase — MKRGGGLLLLLTMTLSGCATMTPPPADRSSDNASSAYHNRAETTILDAVLVHTIAEIGKPYQWGGDSPRTGFDCSGFIQYVLRRAGIDIPRTSFSQAAALPAVNPRRIRPGDLVFFNTMGQPFSHVGIYIGGDQFVSALNPRQGVAVQSLRIPYWAERLDGVRRPMPPELLAMRAP, encoded by the coding sequence GTGAAGCGTGGGGGCGGACTTCTGCTGTTGCTGACCATGACCCTCAGCGGCTGTGCCACCATGACGCCGCCGCCCGCAGACCGATCTTCCGATAACGCATCATCCGCTTACCACAATCGCGCGGAAACCACCATACTCGATGCCGTGCTCGTGCATACGATCGCAGAAATTGGCAAACCTTATCAATGGGGTGGAGACAGTCCTCGGACGGGGTTCGATTGCAGCGGATTCATTCAGTATGTATTGCGCCGCGCCGGCATTGACATTCCCCGAACCTCTTTTTCCCAGGCTGCCGCCCTGCCTGCGGTAAACCCCAGGCGCATTCGTCCAGGTGATCTGGTATTTTTCAACACCATGGGCCAACCCTTTTCCCACGTCGGCATCTATATCGGCGGAGATCAGTTCGTCAGCGCTCTGAACCCCCGTCAGGGGGTGGCGGTACAAAGCTTGCGAATTCCTTACTGGGCGGAGCGTCTGGATGGTGTGCGGCGTCCCATGCCCCCTGAACTGTTGGCGATGCGGGCCCCTTGA
- a CDS encoding type I restriction-modification system subunit M N-terminal domain-containing protein — protein MADLLRGDFKQSEYGRVILPFTVLRRLDCVLAPTRAAALAEYRAKSAAKLPFVEFVRRAAGQSFFNLFPRTCRDYWVTPTICAITCKPMCGPFPRTCKTSSPASIFPPPSSGCTRRGCCISSPRNSPASTCIPTPSAITRWACCSRNSCGVSRRCPTKRPESTLRRGKSFT, from the coding sequence GTGGCCGACTTGCTCCGGGGCGACTTCAAGCAATCCGAATATGGGCGGGTGATTCTGCCCTTCACCGTCCTGCGGCGACTGGATTGCGTGCTCGCCCCCACGCGGGCGGCGGCCCTCGCCGAATACCGCGCAAAATCCGCAGCCAAGCTGCCCTTCGTGGAATTCGTCCGGCGTGCGGCCGGGCAGTCCTTTTTCAATCTCTTCCCCAGGACCTGCCGGGACTACTGGGTGACGCCGACAATCTGCGCAATAACCTGCAAGCCTATGTGCGGGCCTTTTCCACGGACGTGCAAGACATCTTCACCCGCTTCGATTTTCCCGCCACCATCGAGCGGCTGCACAAGGCGGGGCTGCTGTATCTCGTCACCGAGAAATTCACCAGCCTCAACCTGCATCCCGACGCCCTCAGCAATTACCAGATGGGCCTGCTGTTCGAGGAACTCCTGCGGCGTTTCGCGGAGATGTCCAACGAAACGGCCGGAGAGCACTTTACGCCGCGGGAAGTCATTCACCTGA
- a CDS encoding bestrophin-like domain, protein MVTITAMKIGLFSATLFVLLIVFVFFGYHLGRRQRRRRAGAQGDNDNGGGSHVGGTVFTLIGLLLGFTLSAAATGFQQRQVLIAQEANAIGTAYLRLDLLPKPDQAPLRSLFREYLQARLDTYKAAVGSPAAHTAYLRSLKLQAALWQQGTTAALTTNNTAIISLTASALNATFDITTTRLVAARTHPPLVLFILLFGVALMAALLVGYGMASSPRISWLQTILFAAALSITLFTIIDMEYPRLGFVRVDLADRVLMDTLQGMRQ, encoded by the coding sequence ATGGTAACGATTACCGCAATGAAAATAGGGCTATTTTCCGCAACTCTGTTTGTTCTTCTCATTGTTTTCGTCTTTTTTGGTTATCATCTCGGCCGACGACAGAGAAGACGGCGCGCCGGCGCCCAGGGCGACAACGATAATGGCGGGGGCAGCCATGTCGGCGGAACCGTATTTACCCTGATTGGGCTGCTTTTGGGATTTACGCTTTCCGCTGCCGCCACAGGCTTCCAGCAGCGGCAGGTCCTGATTGCTCAAGAAGCCAACGCCATTGGCACCGCCTATCTGCGCCTGGACCTGCTGCCCAAGCCTGACCAAGCGCCGTTGCGGTCCTTATTCCGGGAGTATTTACAGGCACGGCTGGATACCTATAAGGCCGCCGTGGGGTCCCCAGCCGCACATACGGCTTATCTGCGGAGCCTCAAACTGCAGGCCGCCCTTTGGCAACAGGGCACTACCGCCGCCCTTACCACGAATAACACGGCCATCATCAGTCTGACGGCATCGGCGCTCAATGCGACATTCGACATCACCACAACGCGACTGGTCGCCGCGCGTACCCACCCGCCCCTGGTCCTTTTTATCCTGTTATTCGGCGTGGCGCTGATGGCCGCCCTACTTGTGGGCTACGGCATGGCCTCCAGCCCCAGGATATCCTGGCTGCAGACCATTCTCTTTGCTGCGGCGCTCTCCATCACCCTGTTTACCATCATAGATATGGAATATCCACGGCTGGGTTTTGTTCGTGTGGATTTGGCGGATAGGGTCCTCATGGATACTCTGCAGGGGATGCGGCAATGA
- a CDS encoding Pr6Pr family membrane protein: MNGSPLQAGVTRGHRFKPLVATSAALGWMALALQFALSLQLSIAHGKGVLGGLVIYFSFFTILTNLLVALALTASLLPVRSGVIEFLTRPGVNTGIAASIALVGIAYALLLQHLWHPEGLQLVADMLLHYVMPSLFLVYWWVAVPRGDVRWTSVFAWMLYPVLYFLYAMTRGALSGVYPYPFINAAELGYEQALANAFGVLAGFIVLALLLVVMGRFKGRAASSLAVRKPLPSLVPERRSRTDGESDVQ, translated from the coding sequence ATGAACGGGTCCCCTTTGCAAGCGGGCGTGACACGAGGGCACCGCTTCAAACCGCTCGTGGCCACATCCGCAGCTCTCGGCTGGATGGCCCTCGCGCTGCAGTTCGCCCTGTCCCTGCAATTGTCCATCGCGCACGGTAAGGGCGTGCTTGGCGGGCTGGTCATCTATTTCAGCTTCTTCACCATCCTGACGAACTTGCTGGTGGCGTTGGCGCTGACCGCCTCTCTGTTGCCGGTACGGTCCGGCGTTATCGAATTCTTGACGCGGCCGGGGGTGAATACAGGTATTGCGGCAAGCATCGCCCTGGTGGGTATCGCCTACGCCCTGCTTCTGCAACATCTATGGCATCCGGAAGGGCTCCAACTCGTGGCCGATATGCTGCTCCATTATGTCATGCCGTCGCTCTTCCTGGTCTACTGGTGGGTTGCCGTCCCGAGAGGGGATGTGCGCTGGACGAGTGTTTTCGCCTGGATGCTCTACCCGGTCCTCTATTTTTTGTACGCCATGACGCGCGGCGCCCTGTCCGGTGTTTACCCCTATCCATTCATCAATGCGGCGGAACTGGGCTACGAGCAAGCCCTGGCGAACGCTTTTGGGGTTTTGGCAGGTTTTATCGTGCTCGCGCTGCTTCTGGTTGTCATGGGGCGCTTCAAGGGACGTGCTGCATCCAGTCTTGCGGTGCGGAAGCCCCTTCCTTCCCTCGTCCCGGAACGGCGGTCGCGGACTGATGGCGAGAGTGATGTCCAGTGA
- a CDS encoding HsdM family class I SAM-dependent methyltransferase, giving the protein MSNETAGEHFTPREVIHLMVELLFTEDDAALARGGIVRTLYDPAAGTGGMLSVAAEHLHSLNPDARLTMFGQELNDESYATCKADMLIRGQDVANIVPGNTLSDDGHRGKHFDYMLSNPPFGVEWKKVEATVREEHEDMGYRGRFGPGLPRISDGSLLFLLHLLSKMRPEKEGGSRIGIVLNGSPLFTGSAGSGESEIRRYVLEQDYVEAIVALPTDMFFNTGIATYVWILTNRKPEEKRGKVQLNRRFRFLAQDAQESGLQAPGTRPGTHQGDFANAGRRGGTGPGGTPRCRGQGAHAGGAVRGHSGTGTRRRGYRESPSRLQDISHDGLRLSHRHRGKAPAAAIPDDSGTSAGIRRKTAGETGREWAWTETGPQRRGPGTGPP; this is encoded by the coding sequence ATGTCCAACGAAACGGCCGGAGAGCACTTTACGCCGCGGGAAGTCATTCACCTGATGGTGGAACTCCTGTTTACGGAAGATGACGCGGCGCTGGCCCGGGGTGGCATCGTCCGCACCTTGTACGACCCGGCGGCAGGCACCGGCGGGATGCTTTCGGTGGCGGCGGAGCATCTGCACAGTCTCAATCCCGACGCCCGCCTGACCATGTTCGGCCAGGAACTCAATGACGAATCCTACGCCACCTGCAAAGCGGATATGCTCATTCGCGGCCAGGATGTGGCCAATATCGTTCCGGGGAACACCCTGTCCGACGACGGCCATCGCGGCAAGCACTTCGATTACATGCTGTCCAACCCGCCCTTCGGCGTCGAGTGGAAGAAAGTCGAGGCCACTGTCCGCGAAGAACACGAGGACATGGGCTACCGGGGACGCTTCGGCCCCGGACTGCCGCGCATCTCCGATGGCTCCCTGCTGTTTCTCCTGCACCTGCTATCCAAAATGCGCCCAGAGAAGGAGGGCGGCAGCCGTATCGGCATCGTCCTCAACGGCTCGCCGCTGTTCACCGGCAGCGCCGGCAGCGGGGAGTCGGAGATTCGCCGCTACGTGCTGGAACAGGATTATGTGGAAGCCATCGTGGCGTTACCCACGGATATGTTCTTCAACACCGGTATCGCCACTTATGTGTGGATACTCACCAACCGCAAGCCGGAGGAGAAACGCGGGAAAGTACAACTCAATCGACGGTTCCGGTTTCTGGCGCAAGATGCGCAAGAGTCTGGGCTCCAAGCGCCGGGAACTCGCCCCGGAACACATCAAGGCGATTTCGCAAATGCTGGGCGTCGGGGAGGCACTGGACCAGGCGGTACTCCTCGATGCCGAGGGCAAGGAGCGCACGCGGGTGGTGCTGTTCGAGGGCACTCCGGTACCGGAACCCGTAGACGGGGGTACCGTGAAAGTCCGTCCCGTCTCCAGGATATTTCGCATGACGGACTTCGGTTATCGCACCGTCACCGTGGAAAGGCCCCTGCGGCTGCGATTCCAGATGACTCCGGAACGTCTGCAGGAATACGAAGGAAAACTGCGGGAGAAACTGGACGGGAATGGGCGTGGACCGAGACGGGTCCGCAGCGTCGAGGCCCAGGCACAGGCCCTCCGTGA
- a CDS encoding DUF2628 domain-containing protein, which produces MKTYHVFEHPTRGLEAVKVGVSWPGFFFGFFWMLVKKMWGWALLFLAIDIVRGLFQMSITHGQPPASAANLGFALVGLVLGIIVGAYGNGWRESNLRNRGYVSVATVEAKTPDGALAQYAREKTQ; this is translated from the coding sequence ATGAAAACATATCACGTGTTCGAACATCCCACGCGCGGACTGGAAGCGGTTAAGGTGGGCGTCTCCTGGCCGGGATTCTTTTTCGGTTTCTTTTGGATGCTGGTAAAGAAAATGTGGGGATGGGCGCTGCTCTTTCTAGCCATCGACATCGTGCGAGGGCTTTTTCAGATGTCCATCACCCACGGACAGCCTCCCGCCTCGGCAGCGAACCTGGGTTTCGCCTTGGTGGGGCTGGTGTTGGGAATCATCGTCGGCGCCTATGGCAACGGCTGGCGTGAATCCAATCTCCGAAATCGGGGATACGTGAGCGTCGCCACCGTCGAGGCGAAAACCCCGGATGGCGCTTTGGCTCAATACGCGCGGGAAAAGACGCAGTGA